Proteins encoded in a region of the Labeo rohita strain BAU-BD-2019 chromosome 22, IGBB_LRoh.1.0, whole genome shotgun sequence genome:
- the LOC127154063 gene encoding uncharacterized protein LOC127154063 isoform X2, whose translation MKHVFIFLLLLLCVRGQDIVPVSVIEGDTVTLYTDIETNQQEEIRWYFNDIHSPEITGNQTENCTDVQCNNGTELFRNNDILIAEITENQSKICTDVQCKDANERFRDRLKLDNQTASLTITNINTRDSGLYKLQINGSTDSLAQLFNVSVFYAPEQDNLKLVKAGESVILDPDVVKKTNYLMKWLFNDIRIAEINGDLSFICTDVQCLYADVRFRDRLKLNHRTGSLTITNTRNTDSGLYYLLITTIRFSIKKSFIVNVTGYVDAERVSVMEGDTVTIYTGVKTNQQEEMRWYFNDIRIAQITKDLSFICTDVQCKYSDARFRDRLKLDHHTGSLTITNTGTTDSGLYHNQVISGSRVNHTIFSVTVYEVPAAERDEMKIKSVKESDSVTLYTSVMKNPNDLMTWYFNDICIAEITRDNNTDEQCEDRFRDRLKLDHQTGSLTITNIRTTESGLYKLQINSGRISITKSFNVTVANYKSKN comes from the exons ATATAGTGCCAGTGTCTGTTATAGAGGGAGATACAGTCACTCTATACACTGATATTGAAACAAACCAACAAGAAGAAAttagatggtattttaatgacattcaCAGTCCTGAAATCACTGGAAATCAGACTGAGAACTGTACAGATGTTCAGTGTAATAATGGTACAGAGCTATTCAGAAACAATGACATTCTAATAGCTGAGATCACTGAAAATCAAAGTAAGATCTGTACAGATGTTCAGTGTAAAGATGCtaatgagagattcagagacagactgaagctggacaatcAGACTGCATCattgaccatcacaaacatcaacaCCAGAGACTCTGGACTGTATAAACTACAGATCAACGGCAGCACCGACAGTCTTGCTCAGCTTTTCAATGTTTCTGTCTTTT ATGCTCCTGAACAAGATAACCTGAAGTTAGTGAAGGCGGGGGAATCTGTCATTTTAGATCCTGAtgtagttaaaaaaacaaattatttgatgAAATGGCTTTTTAATGACATTCGCATCGCTGAAATCAATGGAGATCTTAGTTTTATTTGTACCGATGTGCAGTGTTTATATGCTGATGTCAGATTCAGAGACCGACTGAAGCTGAATCACaggactggatctctgaccatcacgaACACCAGAAAtacagactctggactttattATCTACTGATAACCACCATTAGATTCAGCATCAAAAAGAGCTTCATTGTTAATGTCACTG GTTATGTTGATGCAGAGAGAGTGTCAGTGATGGAAGGAGATACAGTCACTATATACACTGGCgttaaaacaaaccaacaagAGGAAATGAGatggtattttaatgacatcCGCATCGCTCAAATCACTAAAGATCTGAGTTTTATCTGTACCGATGTACAGTGCAAATATAGTGATGccagattcagagacagactgaagctggatcatcacactggatctctgaccatcacaaacaccggaaccacagactctggactttatcaTAATCAAGTCATCAGTGGCAGCAGGGTCAATCACACCATCTTCAGTGTTACCGTCTATG AAGTTCCTGCTGCTGAACGAGATGAAATGAAGATAAAGTCAGTGAAGGAGAGCGATTCTGTCACTTTATACACTAGTGTAATGAAAAACCCAAATGATTTGATGACatggtattttaatgacatttgcaTCGCTGAAATCACTAGAGATAACAATACAGATGAACAGTGTGAAGacagattcagagacagactgaagctggatcatcagactggatctctgaccatcacaaacatcagaaCCACAGAATCTGGACTGTATAAACTACAGATCAACAGCGGCAGAATCAGCATCACAAAGAGCTTTAATGTCACTGTTGCCA ACTATAAAAGTAAGAACTAA
- the LOC127154063 gene encoding uncharacterized protein LOC127154063 isoform X1, whose protein sequence is MKHVFIFLLLLLCVRGQDIVPVSVIEGDTVTLYTDIETNQQEEIRWYFNDIHSPEITGNQTENCTDVQCNNGTELFRNNDILIAEITENQSKICTDVQCKDANERFRDRLKLDNQTASLTITNINTRDSGLYKLQINGSTDSLAQLFNVSVFYAPEQDNLKLVKAGESVILDPDVVKKTNYLMKWLFNDIRIAEINGDLSFICTDVQCLYADVRFRDRLKLNHRTGSLTITNTRNTDSGLYYLLITTIRFSIKKSFIVNVTGYVDAERVSVMEGDTVTIYTGVKTNQQEEMRWYFNDIRIAQITKDLSFICTDVQCKYSDARFRDRLKLDHHTGSLTITNTGTTDSGLYHNQVISGSRVNHTIFSVTVYEVPAAERDEMKIKSVKESDSVTLYTSVMKNPNDLMTWYFNDICIAEITRDNNTDEQCEDRFRDRLKLDHQTGSLTITNIRTTESGLYKLQINSGRISITKSFNVTVAIISDSSLSPAAVAGIIGIGVVVLLLIAAGVIYYHKRQAGQYGDTTDMVIQFSQQMDRDTFMTPANESD, encoded by the exons ATATAGTGCCAGTGTCTGTTATAGAGGGAGATACAGTCACTCTATACACTGATATTGAAACAAACCAACAAGAAGAAAttagatggtattttaatgacattcaCAGTCCTGAAATCACTGGAAATCAGACTGAGAACTGTACAGATGTTCAGTGTAATAATGGTACAGAGCTATTCAGAAACAATGACATTCTAATAGCTGAGATCACTGAAAATCAAAGTAAGATCTGTACAGATGTTCAGTGTAAAGATGCtaatgagagattcagagacagactgaagctggacaatcAGACTGCATCattgaccatcacaaacatcaacaCCAGAGACTCTGGACTGTATAAACTACAGATCAACGGCAGCACCGACAGTCTTGCTCAGCTTTTCAATGTTTCTGTCTTTT ATGCTCCTGAACAAGATAACCTGAAGTTAGTGAAGGCGGGGGAATCTGTCATTTTAGATCCTGAtgtagttaaaaaaacaaattatttgatgAAATGGCTTTTTAATGACATTCGCATCGCTGAAATCAATGGAGATCTTAGTTTTATTTGTACCGATGTGCAGTGTTTATATGCTGATGTCAGATTCAGAGACCGACTGAAGCTGAATCACaggactggatctctgaccatcacgaACACCAGAAAtacagactctggactttattATCTACTGATAACCACCATTAGATTCAGCATCAAAAAGAGCTTCATTGTTAATGTCACTG GTTATGTTGATGCAGAGAGAGTGTCAGTGATGGAAGGAGATACAGTCACTATATACACTGGCgttaaaacaaaccaacaagAGGAAATGAGatggtattttaatgacatcCGCATCGCTCAAATCACTAAAGATCTGAGTTTTATCTGTACCGATGTACAGTGCAAATATAGTGATGccagattcagagacagactgaagctggatcatcacactggatctctgaccatcacaaacaccggaaccacagactctggactttatcaTAATCAAGTCATCAGTGGCAGCAGGGTCAATCACACCATCTTCAGTGTTACCGTCTATG AAGTTCCTGCTGCTGAACGAGATGAAATGAAGATAAAGTCAGTGAAGGAGAGCGATTCTGTCACTTTATACACTAGTGTAATGAAAAACCCAAATGATTTGATGACatggtattttaatgacatttgcaTCGCTGAAATCACTAGAGATAACAATACAGATGAACAGTGTGAAGacagattcagagacagactgaagctggatcatcagactggatctctgaccatcacaaacatcagaaCCACAGAATCTGGACTGTATAAACTACAGATCAACAGCGGCAGAATCAGCATCACAAAGAGCTTTAATGTCACTGTTGCCA TCATTTCAGATTCAAGTCTGTCTCCAGCCGCTGTAGCAGGAATAATAGGCATTGGTGTAGTTGTTTTGCTGCTCATTGCTGCTGGTGTGATTTACTATCACAAACGTCAAGCAGGACAATATG GCGACACTACAGACATGGTGATACAGTTCAGTCAACAG ATGGATAGAGACACTTTTATGACTCCTGCCAATGAATCTGACTAA
- the LOC127154062 gene encoding gastrula zinc finger protein XlCGF57.1-like yields MSDPEPLRVKDEDTEERRDLMEENEESEEQNCSQKERQFKWRRRANKLTCLQCGKSFPYKKSLEDHMRIHTGEKPFTCDQCEKSFRLKRNLNIHMKIHTGEKLHTCDQCGKRFTQKATLKKHMNIHSKEKPHTCDQCGKSFTRKETLTDHMRIHTGEPLPTCGHCGKSFVQAVSLNSHLRSHSEDHQRSFTCDQCGKNFRWAQSLKKHLSIHTEEKTHVCSLCGKIFSRLYTFKIHQKRHNSVKNHKCSDCGKSFYTDVQMKLHQRIHTGEKPYKCSQCDKRFSRVESLKTHEKIHTGERQHVCGQCGKSFTLIGNLKEHMKIHSGEKAHTCDQCGKGFKQKGNLNKHMRIHTREPLPTCGHCGKSFAQAVRLNSHLCSHSGDHQRSFTCDQCGKSFRWAQSLKKHLSVHTEEKTHVCSLCGKIFSRLYTFKIHQKRHNSVKNHKCSDCGKSFYTDAEMKLHQRIHTGEKPYKCSQCDKRFSRVESLKAHEKIHTGEKPHTCDQCGKSFTFKGNLKLHMKSHSGQKPHVCDQCGKSFTLKGNLKEHMKIHTGQKPHVCSSCGKCFTWLHGLKVHQKTHTSVKAV; encoded by the exons ATGAGCGATCCAGAACCCCTCAGAGTGAAGGATGAAGATACTGAAGAACGAAGAG ACCTGATGGAAGAGAATGAGGAAAGTGAAGAACAGAACTGCTCACAGAAGGAAAGACAATTTAAATGGAGAAGAAGAGCCAACAAGTTAACTTGCCTTCAATGTGGAAAATCATTCCCATACAAAAAAAGTCTTGAAGATCACATGAGAATCCACACAGGAGAGAAGCCATTTACATGTGATCAATGTGAGAAAAGTTTCAGACTAAAAAGAAACCTTAATATACACATGaaaatccacactggagagaagctacacacatgtgatcagtgtggaaagagattCACACAAAAAGCAACCCttaagaaacacatgaacatccacTCTAAAGAGAAGCCAcacacatgtgatcagtgtgggaagagtttcacaCGGAAAGAAACCCTTACGGATCACATGagaatccacactggagagccGCTGCCCACATGCGGTCACTGTGGGAAGAGTTTTGTACAGGCAGTCAGTCTTAATTCACATCTGCGTTCTCATTCTGAAGATCATCAAAGATCATTTACctgtgatcagtgtgggaaaAACTTTCGTTGGGCACAATCCCTGAAGAAGCACCTGTCCATTCATACAGAGGAGAAGACTCATGTGTGTTCTTTGTGTGGAAAGATTTTTTCACGactgtacacttttaaaatacaCCAGAAAAGACACAACAGCGTGAAGAATCATAAGTGCTCTGATTGCGGGAAGTCTTTTTACACAGATGTTCAAATGAAGCTGCACcagagaattcacactggagaaaaaccttacaaGTGTTCACAATGTGACAAGAGATTTAGTCGGGTAGAATCTCTGAAAACACATGAGaagatccacactggagagaggcAGCACGTGTGTGGTCAGTGCGGGAAGAGTTTCACACTAATAGGAAACCTTAAAGAACACATGAAAATCCACTCTGGAGAGAAGGCACACACATGTGATCAATGCGGAAAGGGATTCAAACAAAAAGGAAACCTTAACAAACACATGAGAATCCACACTAGAGAGCCGCTGCCCACATGCGGTCATTGCGGGAAGAGTTTTGCACAAGCAGTCAGGCTTAATTCACATCTGTGTTCTCATTCTGGAGATCATCAAAGATCATTTACctgtgatcagtgtgggaaaAGCTTTCGTTGGGCACAATCCCTGAAGAAGCACCTGTCCGTTCATACAGAGGAGAAGACTCATGTGTGTTCTTTGTGTGGAAAGATTTTTTCACGactgtacacttttaaaatacatcagAAAAGACACAACAGCGTGAAGAATCATAAGTGCTCTGATTGCGGAAAGTCCTTTTACACAGATGCTGAAATGAAGCTGCACcagagaattcacactggagaaaaaccttacaaGTGTTCACAATGTGATAAGAGATTTAGTCGGGTAGAATCTCTGAAAGCACATGAGaagatccacactggagagaagccgcaCACATGTGATCAGTGCGGGAAGAGTTTCACATTTAAAGGAAACCTTAAGTTACACATGAAAAGCCACTCTGGACAGAAGCCACACGTGTGTGATCAGTGCGGGAAGAGTTTCACACTCAAAGGAAACCTTAAAGAACACATGAAAATCCACACTGGACAGAAGCCACACGTGTGCTCTTCTTGtggaaaatgttttacatgGTTGCATGGTTTGAAAGTACACCAGAAGACACATACCAGTGTGAAAGCAGTGTGA
- the LOC127153423 gene encoding uncharacterized protein LOC127153423 translates to MKHISNVLSLHMFLITYGVTYVWTDEVSVFVMEGDSVILNTFIKTNQQVRMKWYFNDICIAQISRDCRQACTDELCEHSDERFRDRLTLDNQTGSLTITNITTRDSGLYELRITSKSQRIRRKIFIVAVFGFFGVDTRRVSVMEGDSVMLHTGVKTTQQNKITMRWYFTGCQIAEISGDHSDICTDAQCKDAHGKFTDRLALDHPTGSLTIKNIRTTDSGIYKLQITRSGMGISITKTFNVTVTGLFGFRAIVSVFVKEGDSVTLHTDVKTNQQKYIKWYYKDIQVAEITGDLSYICTDVQCEDAAERFRDRLKLDHETGSLIITNTRTTDFGLYKMQMKNSTRISEKTFFVAVYGAPAVKPDEMSVEEGESVTLDPGVIRNKNDLLMWYFNDICIAEINGDQSKICTDEQCEDADEMYRERLKLNHQTGSLTIRNIRCTDSGLYKLQISSSSDSIIKIFSVIVGSEYLMNV, encoded by the exons ATGAAGCATATCTCTAATGTACTCTCATTGCACATGTTTTTGATCACGTACG GTGTAACTTATGTCTGGACAGATGAAGTATCAGTGTttgtgatggagggagattcagtcattctaaacacttttattaaaacaaaccaaCAGGTCAGAATGAAAtggtattttaatgatatttgcaTTGCTCAAATCAGTAGAGATTGCAGACAGGCCTGTACAGATGAGCTGTGTGAACATTctgatgagagattcagagacagacttaCACTGGacaatcagactggatctctgaccatcacaaacatcacaaccagagactctggactttatgaACTTCGGATCACTAGCAAAAGCCAAAGAATCCGTAGAAAGATCTTCATTGTTGCCGTATTTG GTTTTTTCGGTGTTGATACAAGAAGAGTGTctgtgatggagggagattctgtcatGTTACACACTGGTGTTAAAACAacccaacaaaacaaaattacaatgaGATGGTATTTTACTGGCTGTCAAATTGCTGAAATCTCTGGAGATCACAGTGATATATGTACAGACGCTCAGTGTAAAGATGCTCATGGGAAATTTACAGACAGACTGGCTCTGGATCATCCAACTGGATCTCTGACAATCAAAAAcatcagaaccacagactctggaatCTATAAACTACAGATCACCCGCAGTGGCATGGGAATCAGCATCACAAAGACCTTCAATGTTACTGTCACTG GTCTTTTTGGTTTTAGAGCCATAGTGTCAGTTTTTGTGAAGGAGGGAGATTCAGTTACTCTACACACTGATgttaaaacaaaccaacaaaaatatattaaatggtATTATAAAGACATTCAAGTGGCTGAAATCACTGGAGATCTCAGTTATATCTGTACAGATGTTCAGTGTGAAGATGCTGCTGAGAGAtttagagacagactgaagctggatcatgagactggatctctgatcatcacaaacaccagaaccacagactTCGGACTTTATAAAATGCAGATGAAGAACAGCACCAGAATCAGTGAAAAGACCTTCTTTGTTGCTGTATATG GTGCTCCTGCTGTTAAACCAGATGAAATGTCAGTAGAAGAGGGAGAGTCTGTAACTTTAGATCCTGGAGTAATAAGAAACAAGAATGATTTGCTGATGtggtattttaatgatatttgcaTCGCTGAAATCAATGGGGATCAGAGTAAGATCTGTACAGATGAACAGTGTGAAGATGCTGATGAGATGTACAGAGAGAGACTGAAGCTGaatcatcagactggatctctgactaTAAGAAACATCAGATGTACAGACTCTGGACTCTATAAACTACAGATCAGCAGCAGCAGTGACAGCATCATAAAGATCTTCAGTGTTATTGTTGGTAGTGAGTATCTGATGAATGTGTAA
- the LOC127154075 gene encoding SLAM family member 5-like isoform X1, producing the protein MFHKLFWLCWWCLTGVFGESVSVSEGDSVTLHTDVTEIRKDDDILWKFGAKASTIAEIDTAHEIFSTFNGTDGRFKDRLKLDNQTGSLTITNITTQHAGCYELEIMGAKWSSKTFNISVYARLPVPVISSNSSQCLSSSSSSSSSNCSLLCSVVNVSDVSLSWYKGNSLLSSISVSDLSISLSLPLEVEYQDKNTYSCVINNPISNQTTHLDISKLCHTCSDQGLPSLDKVLISAAGSLLIVAAVVMCRFCWKCGKTGHESMQFI; encoded by the exons ATGTTTCACAAGCTGTTCTGGTTGTGTTGGTGGTGTCTGACTG gtgtgtttggtgagtCAGTGTCAGTGAGTGAAGGAGATTCTGTCACTTTGCACACTGATGTTACTGAAATACGTAAAGACGATGACATACTGTGGAAATTTGGAGCTAAAGCATCCACCATCGCTGAAATCGATACAGCTCATGAAATCTTCTCCACATTTAATGGTACTGATGGGAGATTcaaagacagactgaagctggacaatcaaactggatctctgaccatcacaaacatcacaactcAACATGCTGGATGTTATGAACTAGAGATAATGGGAGCAAAATGGTCATCAAAAACATTCAACATTTCTGTCTATG CTCGTCTGCCTGTTCCTGTGATCAGCAGTAACTCTTCACAAtgtttatcatcatcatcatcatcatcatcatcaaattgttcattgttgtgttcagtggtgaatgtgagtgatgtgagtctctcctggtacaaaggaaacagtttattgtccagcatcagtgtgtctgatctcagcatcagtctctctctacctctggaggtggaatatcaggataaaaacacctacagctgtgtgatcaacaatcccatcagcaaccagaccacACATCTGGACATCAGCAAACTCTGTCACACATGTTCAG ATCAGGGTTTACCTTCATTAGACAAAGTGCTGATTTCTGCTGCTGGATCTTTGTTGATTGTAGCTGCAGTCGTGATGTGCCGCTTCTGCTGGAAATGTGGTAAAACAGGTCATGAGAGCATGCAATTCATCTGA
- the LOC127154075 gene encoding SLAM family member 5-like isoform X2, with the protein MCCICKKSRKTGVFGESVSVSEGDSVTLHTDVTEIRKDDDILWKFGAKASTIAEIDTAHEIFSTFNGTDGRFKDRLKLDNQTGSLTITNITTQHAGCYELEIMGAKWSSKTFNISVYARLPVPVISSNSSQCLSSSSSSSSSNCSLLCSVVNVSDVSLSWYKGNSLLSSISVSDLSISLSLPLEVEYQDKNTYSCVINNPISNQTTHLDISKLCHTCSDQGLPSLDKVLISAAGSLLIVAAVVMCRFCWKCGKTGHESMQFI; encoded by the exons gtgtgtttggtgagtCAGTGTCAGTGAGTGAAGGAGATTCTGTCACTTTGCACACTGATGTTACTGAAATACGTAAAGACGATGACATACTGTGGAAATTTGGAGCTAAAGCATCCACCATCGCTGAAATCGATACAGCTCATGAAATCTTCTCCACATTTAATGGTACTGATGGGAGATTcaaagacagactgaagctggacaatcaaactggatctctgaccatcacaaacatcacaactcAACATGCTGGATGTTATGAACTAGAGATAATGGGAGCAAAATGGTCATCAAAAACATTCAACATTTCTGTCTATG CTCGTCTGCCTGTTCCTGTGATCAGCAGTAACTCTTCACAAtgtttatcatcatcatcatcatcatcatcatcaaattgttcattgttgtgttcagtggtgaatgtgagtgatgtgagtctctcctggtacaaaggaaacagtttattgtccagcatcagtgtgtctgatctcagcatcagtctctctctacctctggaggtggaatatcaggataaaaacacctacagctgtgtgatcaacaatcccatcagcaaccagaccacACATCTGGACATCAGCAAACTCTGTCACACATGTTCAG ATCAGGGTTTACCTTCATTAGACAAAGTGCTGATTTCTGCTGCTGGATCTTTGTTGATTGTAGCTGCAGTCGTGATGTGCCGCTTCTGCTGGAAATGTGGTAAAACAGGTCATGAGAGCATGCAATTCATCTGA